A region from the bacterium genome encodes:
- a CDS encoding JAB domain-containing protein, giving the protein MGGRVRAIKGAGSTHREPRDGPRERLHGHGPTALADAELVALLLGTGSGGRGVLQLAEDLLAPGGLRALAAASSAELRRTPGVGAAKSASLLAAVELGRRLAAQRLREGDAIRSPEDVFRHFHSSLRDAPHERFLVLLLDGRHRVIREVLTSQGTLTSSLVHPREVFRPALREGAAALVAVHNHPSGDPTPSPEDRQVTLRLIQAGKLLGVPLLDHVVVAERGFASLREAGAFEEAPAGVFGAESHPRGVSGS; this is encoded by the coding sequence ATGGGCGGGCGAGTTCGCGCGATCAAGGGCGCAGGGTCCACACACCGAGAACCGAGGGATGGGCCGCGTGAGCGTTTGCATGGACACGGTCCCACTGCGCTCGCAGACGCAGAGCTCGTGGCTTTGTTGTTGGGAACCGGTTCTGGTGGCCGCGGCGTACTCCAACTGGCCGAGGACCTTCTGGCCCCGGGAGGTTTGCGTGCACTCGCTGCAGCCTCGTCGGCAGAACTTCGTCGAACGCCCGGCGTGGGCGCTGCCAAGAGCGCAAGTCTGCTCGCTGCGGTCGAACTCGGCCGGCGCCTGGCGGCCCAGCGACTGCGAGAGGGGGATGCGATCCGCAGCCCGGAAGACGTCTTCCGTCACTTCCATTCGAGCCTGCGCGATGCCCCCCACGAGCGCTTTCTCGTTCTCCTGCTCGATGGCCGGCATCGGGTGATCCGTGAGGTGCTCACCTCCCAGGGCACCTTGACCTCGAGCCTCGTGCATCCTCGCGAGGTCTTCCGGCCAGCTCTCAGAGAGGGCGCTGCCGCCCTGGTGGCGGTGCACAACCACCCGAGTGGGGATCCGACGCCGAGCCCCGAGGATCGCCAGGTGACCCTGCGCTTGATCCAGGCCGGCAAGCTCCTCGGAGTGCCCCTGCTCGACCACGTGGTGGTGGCCGAGAGGGGATTCGCCTCTCTGCGGGAGGCTGGCGCGTTCGAAGAAGCGCCTGCTGGCGTCTTCGGTGCCGAATCGCATCCCCGCGGGGTTTCAGGCTCCTAA
- the arc gene encoding proteasome ATPase: MARSLQDEIEDLREALRFFGGDSAEFRRRLDRLLAEHEAIRRRFHLTRDQLTDAERQNEKLVATLQEAKQQMELLKEEVDKLCAPPNGYGVYQRSNKDDTAEIVVDGKPMRVNVHPNIDTSHFEEGQLVVLNEAFNIVEGAGFTARGEIMAIVDNLGDGRVVVLGHTDDERVVTLSDPLRRERLKVGDHVLVDPRTQYAFEKMPKSAAEEVALEEVPDITYDQIGGLGEQVEILRDAIELPYLHPDIFREHKLSPPKGILLYGPPGCGKTLIAKAVANALAKRIEEKTGRETPAYFLNVKGPELLNKYVGETEHKIREVFKRAREKANEDVPVVIFFDEMDSLFRMRGSGISSDMEATVVAQFLSEIDGVESLKNVIVIGASNRQDLIDPAVLRPGRLDLKVKVHRPDRDAAYEIFTKYLVEDLPYHADSEQRYGSDPAKIVDGMIRDTIDDMYAMGEDNKFLEVTYAKGEREIFYFKDFASGAMIENIVARAKKMAVKRYLDNEERGIRVGDLMQAVQDEFKENEDLPNTTNPDDWARISGRKGERIINVRTLISGISRKERSIENVDSGQYL, from the coding sequence ATGGCACGATCCCTACAGGACGAGATCGAAGATCTCCGAGAGGCACTGCGCTTCTTCGGGGGAGATTCCGCTGAGTTCCGGCGCCGCCTCGATCGGCTGCTCGCCGAGCACGAGGCGATCCGACGTCGCTTCCATTTGACACGCGACCAACTCACCGATGCGGAGCGTCAGAACGAGAAGCTGGTCGCCACGCTTCAGGAAGCCAAGCAGCAGATGGAGCTCCTGAAGGAAGAGGTCGACAAGCTATGCGCGCCGCCGAATGGTTACGGCGTGTACCAGCGCTCCAACAAGGATGATACCGCCGAGATCGTGGTCGACGGCAAGCCGATGCGCGTGAACGTGCATCCGAACATCGATACTTCCCATTTCGAGGAAGGTCAGCTCGTCGTCTTGAACGAAGCGTTCAACATCGTCGAGGGTGCGGGCTTCACGGCCCGTGGCGAAATCATGGCGATCGTCGACAACCTCGGCGATGGCCGCGTCGTCGTGCTCGGCCATACCGATGACGAGCGCGTCGTAACGCTCTCCGACCCGCTTCGCCGCGAGCGCCTGAAGGTGGGCGACCATGTCCTGGTCGATCCCCGGACGCAGTATGCATTCGAGAAGATGCCGAAATCGGCAGCCGAAGAAGTGGCCCTCGAAGAGGTTCCGGACATCACCTACGACCAGATCGGTGGTCTGGGCGAGCAGGTCGAGATCCTGCGCGATGCCATCGAACTGCCCTACCTGCACCCGGATATCTTCAGGGAGCACAAGCTTTCGCCGCCGAAGGGCATCCTGCTCTACGGTCCTCCGGGCTGCGGAAAGACCCTGATCGCGAAGGCGGTGGCCAATGCCCTGGCCAAGCGCATCGAAGAGAAGACGGGGCGGGAAACGCCTGCGTACTTCCTGAACGTGAAGGGCCCGGAGCTCCTCAACAAATACGTCGGCGAAACGGAGCATAAGATCCGTGAGGTCTTCAAGCGGGCACGCGAGAAGGCGAACGAAGATGTGCCCGTCGTGATCTTCTTCGACGAAATGGATTCGCTCTTCCGTATGCGCGGCTCTGGAATCTCCTCGGATATGGAGGCCACCGTGGTCGCCCAGTTCCTTTCGGAGATCGACGGCGTCGAGTCGCTGAAGAACGTGATCGTGATCGGCGCTTCGAACCGCCAGGATCTGATCGACCCGGCCGTGCTGCGGCCCGGTCGCCTGGATCTCAAGGTCAAGGTGCATCGCCCGGATCGGGATGCTGCCTACGAGATCTTCACGAAGTACCTCGTCGAGGATCTGCCCTACCACGCGGACTCGGAACAGCGTTATGGCAGCGATCCGGCGAAGATCGTCGACGGCATGATCCGCGACACGATCGACGACATGTACGCCATGGGCGAGGACAACAAATTCCTCGAGGTGACGTACGCAAAGGGCGAGCGTGAGATCTTCTACTTCAAGGATTTCGCCAGCGGCGCAATGATCGAGAACATCGTGGCTCGGGCCAAGAAGATGGCGGTGAAGCGCTACCTCGACAACGAGGAACGCGGAATCCGGGTTGGCGATTTGATGCAGGCCGTTCAGGACGAGTTCAAGGAGAACGAAGATCTCCCGAACACGACCAACCCGGATGACTGGGCGCGCATCTCTGGCCGCAAGGGCGAGCGGATCATCAACGTCCGCACCCTGATCAGCGGGATCAGCCGCAAAGAGCGCTCGATCGAGAACGTCGACTCCGGCCAGTACCTGTAG
- a CDS encoding DNA translocase FtsK, whose product MAEATRGSRRGKRKKKARRGRRGGSAFENVGREVAGVALVGLALLAGIALWTFDPADPVGIWEPVRNGGGVAGATVAGLLIRAVGAGAVVPVLGMLVLGLRLMLPGTIQPPPKRFWVGALLLLVSLAALPELLESLAPHLAFASGGWLGEVVAPVERMLLSGPGALALNALAFLVGALGVAGVPPGVALARLGQGAGVAAQWTGAGLGAGLAFLQEAGVRAGRQLARVPAGITVWREQRARRARRVARDEEVEIAGDAETAIRPTRDAPKAPRPSKGAAPDIVDHRNSGKQEPEQGAFTFSESTSFGPYSPPVVSEIFQAAPKGSQKYDRDSLIMNSRILEKKLADFGVSGRVVTVHPGPVITMYEFEPAPGVKVNRITNLSDDLALALRALSIRIIAPIPGKSVVGIEVPNPDRETVYIRDLLESKGFRTNESKLTLALGKDIFGNPAEGNLAAMPHLLVAGATGTGKSVFLNSLLCSILVRATPDEVKFLLVDPKLLELSIYEGIPHLIAEVVTQPKRAAAALKGIVLKMEERYRAMAALGVRNILQFNARVDEALEAGEKTYRLKPLPGEDEGREVEFQRIPYIVVVIDELADLMVVSARDVEESLQRLAQMARASGIHLILATQRPSVDVLTGIIKANFPSRISFQVSSRTDSRTILDQGGADTLLGQGDMLFLPPGTSKLQRLHGSFVTEKEVTKLVAHLRAQGAPKFDDDLVRIEELVEAGEVLPGEETDEHYDLAVQIVAETRNASISYIQRRLKVGYNRAARMIEQMEQEGVVGPQVGTRSREVFVQPIGGAEE is encoded by the coding sequence ATGGCTGAGGCCACGCGCGGTTCGCGCCGCGGAAAGAGGAAGAAGAAGGCACGCCGCGGTCGTCGCGGCGGAAGCGCCTTCGAGAACGTTGGTCGTGAAGTGGCCGGGGTGGCGCTCGTCGGCTTGGCGTTGCTGGCCGGGATCGCACTCTGGACGTTCGATCCCGCCGATCCGGTGGGCATCTGGGAGCCGGTCCGCAATGGCGGCGGCGTAGCTGGTGCCACCGTGGCCGGCCTGCTGATTCGTGCCGTTGGAGCGGGGGCCGTGGTTCCCGTGCTCGGCATGCTGGTGCTGGGCCTCCGGCTGATGCTGCCCGGTACGATCCAGCCGCCCCCGAAGCGATTCTGGGTCGGGGCGTTGCTACTGCTCGTGAGCCTCGCAGCGTTGCCCGAGTTGCTGGAATCGTTGGCGCCGCACCTGGCGTTTGCCAGCGGCGGATGGCTTGGTGAGGTGGTGGCACCGGTCGAGCGCATGCTGCTCTCCGGCCCGGGCGCCCTCGCGCTGAATGCCCTGGCATTCCTCGTAGGCGCGCTCGGCGTCGCAGGCGTGCCCCCGGGAGTGGCGCTGGCACGCCTCGGCCAGGGGGCGGGCGTCGCCGCCCAATGGACCGGCGCGGGATTGGGCGCCGGGCTCGCATTCTTGCAGGAAGCTGGCGTGCGGGCAGGGCGACAGCTTGCGCGGGTGCCGGCGGGAATCACCGTATGGCGAGAACAGCGTGCACGTCGTGCACGCCGGGTGGCGCGTGACGAAGAGGTCGAGATTGCGGGCGACGCGGAGACGGCCATCCGGCCGACACGCGACGCTCCCAAGGCGCCACGTCCGAGCAAGGGCGCAGCGCCCGATATCGTCGATCATCGGAACAGCGGGAAGCAGGAGCCCGAGCAGGGGGCGTTCACCTTCTCCGAGAGCACGTCGTTCGGCCCGTACTCGCCGCCCGTCGTTTCGGAGATCTTTCAGGCGGCGCCGAAGGGGAGCCAGAAGTACGACCGCGACAGCCTGATCATGAACTCCCGGATCCTCGAGAAGAAGCTCGCGGATTTCGGCGTCAGCGGGCGCGTCGTGACCGTGCATCCCGGCCCGGTCATCACGATGTATGAGTTCGAGCCCGCGCCAGGCGTCAAGGTCAACCGGATCACGAACCTCTCGGACGATCTTGCTCTCGCGTTGCGCGCCCTTTCGATCCGCATCATCGCCCCGATCCCCGGCAAATCGGTCGTTGGCATCGAGGTGCCGAATCCGGACCGGGAGACGGTCTACATTCGCGATCTGCTCGAATCGAAAGGCTTTCGGACCAACGAGTCGAAGCTCACCCTTGCGCTGGGCAAGGATATCTTCGGCAACCCGGCGGAAGGCAATCTGGCCGCCATGCCCCATCTGCTCGTGGCCGGTGCGACGGGGACCGGCAAGAGCGTGTTCTTGAACTCGCTGCTGTGCTCGATCCTGGTTCGGGCGACACCCGACGAAGTGAAGTTCCTGCTCGTCGATCCGAAGCTGTTGGAGCTTTCGATCTACGAAGGCATTCCACATCTGATTGCAGAAGTCGTCACCCAACCGAAACGCGCCGCGGCGGCCCTGAAGGGCATCGTCTTGAAGATGGAGGAGCGCTACCGGGCAATGGCGGCGCTCGGTGTGCGCAACATCCTGCAATTCAATGCGCGTGTCGACGAAGCGTTGGAAGCCGGCGAGAAGACCTATCGCCTGAAACCGCTGCCGGGCGAGGATGAAGGGCGAGAGGTCGAATTCCAGCGCATTCCGTACATCGTGGTGGTGATCGATGAACTCGCCGATCTGATGGTCGTGTCAGCCCGTGACGTCGAGGAGAGCCTTCAGCGCCTTGCGCAGATGGCGCGGGCTTCCGGGATTCATCTGATCCTGGCGACGCAGCGGCCCAGCGTTGACGTGTTGACGGGCATCATCAAGGCCAACTTTCCCTCGCGCATTTCGTTTCAGGTCTCGTCGCGCACGGATTCCCGTACGATCCTCGATCAGGGTGGTGCCGATACTTTGTTAGGCCAGGGTGATATGCTCTTCCTTCCGCCGGGCACCTCGAAGCTCCAGCGCCTGCATGGTTCGTTCGTCACGGAGAAAGAAGTGACGAAGCTCGTTGCTCATCTTCGCGCGCAGGGAGCTCCCAAATTCGATGACGACCTCGTTCGCATCGAGGAGTTGGTCGAGGCCGGCGAGGTCCTGCCGGGAGAGGAGACCGACGAGCACTACGATCTGGCCGTTCAGATCGTCGCCGAGACACGCAACGCCTCGATTTCCTACATCCAGCGCCGGCTGAAGGTCGGTTACAACCGGGCAGCGCGGATGATCGAGCAGATGGAGCAGGAAGGCGTCGTCGGTCCCCAGGTCGGTACCCGATCCCGCGAGGTCTTCGTCCAGCCGATCGGTGGCGCCGAAGAATGA
- the prcB gene encoding proteasome subunit beta: MRSSRRTPRNSSRITSNAEASRPNGLDTIHAHRGGYVRFWDGYKGSSFMELINDEFPQLKCDLSAGLASAGTLPETAHGTTCVGLRFADGALVAGDRLATMGHQVANRDIEKVYATDGYSLMAIAGAAGPAIEMARLLGVQFEHHEKIEGEPLELEGKANTLANLIRQNLPAAMQGLVVVPLFAGYDRRRHTGRVWKYEVTGGRYEELEFDGIGSGSIFAKESLKKSFRADATREAAVGMAITALTDAADEDRATGGVDLERGIFPRVKIVTEGGVEEVGDDEIAQVYQGVLGSRRRPGA, encoded by the coding sequence ATGAGGTCCTCGAGGAGAACGCCGAGGAATTCGTCAAGAATTACGTCCAACGCGGAGGCGAGTAGGCCAAACGGCCTCGACACGATCCACGCACACCGGGGGGGTTACGTGCGGTTCTGGGATGGCTACAAGGGCTCCAGTTTCATGGAGCTGATCAACGACGAGTTTCCGCAGTTGAAATGCGACCTGAGTGCTGGGTTGGCCAGCGCGGGCACGCTACCGGAAACGGCACATGGCACGACCTGCGTCGGGCTTCGTTTCGCCGACGGTGCGCTGGTGGCAGGTGATCGCCTTGCCACGATGGGCCATCAGGTTGCCAATCGTGACATCGAGAAGGTCTACGCTACCGACGGATACTCGTTGATGGCGATTGCGGGTGCAGCGGGCCCGGCCATCGAGATGGCGCGGCTGCTCGGCGTGCAGTTCGAGCACCATGAGAAGATCGAGGGCGAGCCCCTCGAGCTCGAGGGCAAGGCCAACACCCTGGCCAACCTCATCCGTCAGAACCTGCCTGCCGCCATGCAAGGGCTGGTGGTGGTTCCGCTCTTTGCCGGCTACGACCGCCGGCGCCACACGGGTCGGGTCTGGAAATACGAAGTGACGGGTGGACGCTACGAGGAACTCGAGTTCGACGGAATCGGTTCGGGTTCGATCTTCGCGAAAGAATCCTTGAAGAAGTCGTTCCGCGCCGACGCGACCCGCGAGGCCGCAGTCGGGATGGCCATTACGGCTCTCACCGACGCAGCCGACGAGGATCGGGCCACCGGGGGGGTCGATCTCGAACGCGGCATCTTCCCTCGGGTCAAGATCGTCACGGAAGGTGGAGTCGAAGAAGTGGGCGATGACGAGATCGCTCAGGTGTACCAGGGCGTGCTCGGAAGCCGCCGCCGGCCGGGAGCGTAG
- a CDS encoding zf-HC2 domain-containing protein yields MRHASCARRLSQYADGTLSPEICLRMDAHLATCSECRAEFSELRGTIDLLGTLSSSSASAGLPSDFGEQVMARISAGEADPGVLGRFGDQWRRWMDSSMGPPLVTAAFGLTLLVLVQGVEVEVSLPGFGSAASAGAATLSLETAASDRPTASPAASPLAVRRRIVPIPAMPPLAACLRGAESGCGRWHAWHVGLGMREPRVFLREVENVPDRARERWLAELSRFAAHSGTASVLAARLRESGDPRAHGVATHFEQVAAIPRR; encoded by the coding sequence ATGAGACATGCCAGCTGCGCCCGGCGCCTGAGCCAGTACGCCGACGGCACACTGTCCCCGGAAATCTGTCTTCGCATGGATGCTCATCTTGCGACCTGTTCGGAATGTCGGGCGGAGTTCTCCGAGCTGCGCGGCACCATCGACCTGTTAGGGACCCTCAGCAGTTCCTCCGCTTCCGCCGGCTTGCCGTCGGATTTTGGAGAGCAGGTGATGGCGCGGATCTCGGCTGGAGAGGCCGACCCCGGTGTCTTGGGCCGATTCGGTGACCAATGGCGACGCTGGATGGACTCGAGCATGGGCCCGCCATTAGTGACGGCTGCGTTTGGATTGACACTCCTGGTCCTGGTCCAGGGCGTCGAGGTCGAGGTTTCCCTGCCCGGTTTCGGATCCGCCGCATCCGCCGGGGCGGCCACGCTTTCGCTCGAAACCGCGGCGTCGGACCGGCCCACAGCGTCACCGGCTGCCAGCCCCCTGGCTGTTCGCCGACGTATCGTCCCGATCCCGGCCATGCCTCCCCTCGCGGCATGCCTGCGAGGTGCCGAATCCGGCTGCGGGCGTTGGCATGCCTGGCATGTCGGCCTTGGGATGCGCGAGCCCCGCGTATTCCTGCGCGAGGTCGAGAACGTTCCGGACCGCGCACGTGAACGCTGGTTGGCCGAGCTCTCCCGGTTTGCCGCCCATTCGGGCACCGCATCCGTGCTGGCCGCCCGGCTGCGAGAGAGCGGCGATCCGCGCGCCCACGGGGTGGCCACCCATTTCGAGCAGGTCGCCGCCATTCCGCGTCGCTGA
- a CDS encoding sigma-70 family RNA polymerase sigma factor has product MTQPLLNRPSSLTAHRVAPVESVDPDLELIDRWRDGDNQAFEALVRRHERRVFGLLLRMLGSREEAEDAAQDTFLNLHRHGHRFRREARFSTFLYRVAMNAALNRRRSLGRRRAHMDALVREQSGGSALPSVPRGPEDSAAGGEIRDRVQQELQGLPPALRAPVVLFDIEGLAYAEIAEVLQVAEGTVKSRIHRARKALKERLRDLVPDEGPAEQTEGLPA; this is encoded by the coding sequence GTGACTCAACCGCTCTTGAACAGACCTTCTTCCCTCACCGCCCACCGGGTTGCCCCGGTGGAGAGCGTCGATCCCGATCTCGAGCTGATCGACCGCTGGCGCGATGGCGACAACCAAGCCTTCGAGGCTCTGGTTCGTCGCCACGAGCGCCGCGTATTCGGCCTGCTCCTGCGCATGCTCGGCAGCCGGGAGGAGGCCGAGGACGCCGCGCAGGACACGTTCCTCAACCTCCATCGTCACGGGCACCGCTTCCGGCGTGAGGCCCGCTTCTCCACCTTCCTGTACAGGGTCGCGATGAACGCGGCCCTGAACCGTCGTCGCAGCCTGGGCCGACGCCGCGCCCACATGGACGCCCTGGTCCGGGAACAATCCGGCGGCAGTGCGTTGCCCTCGGTGCCGCGCGGCCCGGAAGATTCGGCTGCCGGCGGAGAGATTCGCGATCGGGTCCAACAGGAACTTCAGGGCCTGCCCCCCGCACTGCGGGCGCCGGTCGTCCTCTTCGACATCGAGGGGCTCGCCTACGCGGAGATCGCCGAGGTGCTCCAGGTTGCGGAGGGGACCGTGAAATCTCGTATTCACCGGGCCCGAAAGGCGCTGAAAGAACGCCTGCGGGACCTGGTACCGGACGAGGGGCCGGCTGAACAGACGGAAGGCCTGCCCGCATGA
- a CDS encoding proteasome accessory factor PafA2 codes for MAIPMVMGTEIEYGITVKNDRDFDPISSCVLLVNAYREDRVTKILWDYDQENPLADARGFQVDGEKYTPNQQENIARNKTLENGARYYVDHAHPEYSCPEVTNPYELVVHEKAGERILEFSRREATALLPEGVTMLLHKNNSDHKGNSYGSHENYLMNRRTSFKRIVEHLMPFFVSRQVYSGSGKVGSENRAQPCDYQISQRADFFETEVALDTMVKRPIINTRDEPHADREKYRRLHAIIGDANMSEYTIYLRQGATSIVLGMIEDDAIDRELSLRDPVKAIKEISHDPTCRREVELTNGKKLTGVQLQLEYMQMARKYIENYDVPAWTADIVEKWAEVLDALERDPFELADRIDWVIKQVMIERFMERKSLEWGDPQVQLLDLQYHDLRPDKGLYYLLERQGKVVRIVTDQEITKAITEPPEDTRAYFRGHCLKRFGNEVFGVNWDSISFGIGDDPIKRVLMAEPLKGSKQHVDDLLQRSSNAAELVKNLRA; via the coding sequence ATGGCGATTCCGATGGTGATGGGGACGGAGATCGAGTACGGGATCACGGTCAAGAACGACCGTGATTTCGATCCGATCTCGAGCTGCGTGCTTCTGGTCAACGCCTACCGCGAAGACCGGGTTACGAAGATCCTCTGGGATTACGACCAGGAGAATCCGCTGGCCGATGCGCGGGGCTTCCAGGTGGACGGCGAGAAGTACACGCCGAACCAGCAGGAGAACATCGCCCGCAACAAGACGCTCGAGAACGGTGCGCGTTACTACGTCGATCACGCACATCCCGAATACTCCTGCCCTGAGGTCACGAACCCTTACGAGCTCGTCGTACACGAGAAAGCCGGTGAGCGCATTCTCGAGTTCTCTCGCCGCGAGGCGACGGCGCTATTGCCCGAGGGTGTGACGATGCTGTTGCACAAGAACAACAGCGACCACAAGGGAAACAGCTACGGCTCCCACGAGAACTACTTGATGAATCGACGAACCTCGTTCAAGCGAATCGTCGAGCACCTGATGCCCTTCTTCGTGAGCCGCCAGGTCTACAGCGGTTCCGGCAAGGTGGGTAGCGAGAACAGGGCCCAGCCCTGCGACTATCAGATCTCCCAGCGAGCGGATTTCTTCGAGACCGAGGTCGCGCTGGATACGATGGTCAAACGGCCGATCATCAACACCCGCGATGAGCCCCACGCGGATCGCGAGAAGTATCGCCGCCTCCACGCGATCATCGGCGATGCGAACATGAGCGAGTACACGATCTACCTGCGCCAGGGCGCGACCTCGATCGTGTTGGGAATGATCGAAGACGACGCCATCGATCGGGAGCTCTCGCTCCGGGATCCGGTGAAAGCGATCAAGGAGATCTCCCACGATCCGACCTGCCGCCGTGAGGTGGAGCTGACGAACGGCAAGAAGCTCACCGGCGTGCAACTGCAGCTCGAGTACATGCAGATGGCACGCAAGTACATCGAGAACTACGACGTACCGGCCTGGACAGCCGATATCGTCGAGAAATGGGCCGAGGTGCTGGACGCTCTGGAGCGCGATCCGTTCGAATTGGCCGATCGCATCGATTGGGTGATCAAACAGGTCATGATCGAGCGTTTCATGGAGCGAAAGAGCCTGGAATGGGGGGATCCGCAGGTTCAGCTGCTGGATCTCCAGTATCACGACCTTCGACCCGACAAAGGCTTGTACTATCTTCTCGAGAGGCAAGGAAAGGTGGTGCGGATCGTGACGGATCAAGAGATCACGAAAGCGATTACCGAACCCCCTGAAGACACGAGGGCGTATTTCAGAGGCCACTGCTTGAAGCGCTTCGGCAACGAGGTCTTCGGCGTCAATTGGGACTCGATCTCGTTCGGTATCGGTGACGATCCGATCAAGCGCGTCTTGATGGCCGAGCCGCTGAAGGGCTCGAAACAGCACGTTGACGATCTGCTCCAACGCTCCAGCAATGCGGCGGAGCTGGTCAAGAACCTCCGCGCCTGA
- a CDS encoding TIGR02266 family protein: MVEEAREDIQTYVEQRQSARTPVTVRIEYETVDSLFSEFTRNINEGGVFIETKKPLGLEEKVQLQFRLPGDEEPVKLSGRVVRVESSGMGIEFGELDSTARERINQLVVQLRTDR; the protein is encoded by the coding sequence ATGGTGGAGGAAGCCCGGGAAGACATCCAGACGTACGTGGAGCAGCGCCAGTCGGCTCGTACTCCCGTCACCGTCCGGATCGAATACGAGACGGTGGACTCGTTGTTCTCCGAATTCACCCGCAATATCAACGAAGGCGGCGTGTTCATCGAGACCAAGAAGCCGTTGGGTCTCGAGGAGAAGGTGCAGCTGCAATTCCGGCTGCCCGGTGACGAGGAACCCGTGAAACTGAGCGGGCGCGTCGTTCGCGTGGAGTCGTCCGGGATGGGCATCGAGTTCGGCGAGCTCGATTCCACTGCGCGCGAACGCATCAACCAACTCGTCGTCCAGCTGCGAACCGACCGCTAG
- a CDS encoding outer membrane lipoprotein carrier protein LolA translates to MSRVRCLALAGGLAWILSAGSAAGGDPATPDPAPTPESVADAAPAEPATADCGENVAARVQAYYDEVRNLSANFRQTTQSVAFGSAAGAGQRAAGTVEFAKPGKMRWTYTEPEPSEVVSDGSTLWVYDPAAKEVQILQVGEAFLSAAAIQFLLGSGKILETFRVAATDCDASPVHLVLSPRKPATYQQLELDVDPASGVITRTLVLDVLGNRTEVAFDGLQINRSLPSDRFVFQVPEGVRELRLDAP, encoded by the coding sequence ATGAGCCGAGTGCGTTGCCTGGCCCTGGCCGGGGGGCTGGCGTGGATCCTGTCGGCTGGCTCAGCCGCCGGAGGCGATCCCGCGACCCCGGATCCCGCGCCAACCCCGGAATCGGTCGCGGACGCGGCACCGGCGGAACCCGCGACTGCCGACTGCGGGGAGAACGTTGCCGCTCGCGTGCAGGCCTATTACGACGAAGTGCGAAATCTGTCGGCGAACTTCCGGCAGACGACGCAGAGCGTAGCGTTTGGATCCGCGGCCGGCGCGGGCCAGCGCGCTGCGGGAACGGTCGAGTTCGCGAAGCCCGGCAAGATGCGCTGGACCTATACCGAGCCCGAGCCGAGCGAAGTGGTGAGTGATGGCTCCACGCTCTGGGTCTACGATCCGGCTGCGAAAGAAGTGCAGATCCTTCAGGTAGGCGAGGCCTTCCTTTCGGCCGCGGCCATCCAGTTCTTGCTCGGCTCCGGCAAGATCCTCGAGACCTTTCGCGTTGCGGCGACAGATTGTGACGCCTCACCCGTCCATCTCGTCCTCTCGCCGCGGAAGCCCGCCACCTACCAACAGCTCGAACTCGATGTGGATCCGGCCTCCGGCGTGATCACCCGTACGCTGGTTCTCGATGTGCTCGGCAACCGCACGGAAGTCGCTTTCGACGGTCTGCAGATCAATCGCTCACTTCCGTCGGACCGCTTCGTCTTCCAGGTGCCGGAAGGGGTCCGCGAGCTCCGTCTGGACGCCCCCTGA
- a CDS encoding single-stranded DNA-binding protein has protein sequence MAAGVNKAILIGNLGRDPELRYTKGGQAVANFTLATSESYTTKDGRREDRTEWHRIVVWGRVAENCAQYLAKGRNVYIEGRIQTREWENKEGQKQRTTEIVAQNVQFLGGPRREGGGSQGQGASGGGDPGSSGGAPSGGGGGFDPGEPPPSDIPF, from the coding sequence ATGGCAGCAGGCGTCAACAAAGCGATCCTGATCGGAAACCTCGGCCGCGATCCCGAGCTTCGTTATACGAAGGGCGGCCAAGCCGTCGCCAACTTCACCCTGGCGACCAGCGAGTCGTACACCACCAAGGACGGTCGTCGAGAAGACCGCACTGAGTGGCATCGGATCGTCGTGTGGGGCCGGGTGGCAGAGAACTGCGCCCAATATCTCGCCAAGGGCCGGAACGTCTATATCGAGGGACGGATCCAGACCCGGGAGTGGGAGAACAAGGAAGGCCAGAAGCAGCGCACCACCGAGATCGTCGCGCAGAACGTCCAGTTCCTCGGCGGTCCTCGCCGCGAGGGCGGTGGAAGTCAAGGCCAGGGAGCCTCCGGTGGCGGAGACCCCGGCAGCAGCGGTGGCGCTCCCTCCGGCGGGGGTGGCGGGTTCGATCCCGGCGAGCCGCCGCCGAGCGACATTCCCTTCTAG
- a CDS encoding ubiquitin-like protein Pup produces MRRIERPTRASTDPNADLLRFASAAESSQKQKSGGGGDDGGSGTSGEGAKKLAKKGEDLKEEMDALVDEIDEVLEENAEEFVKNYVQRGGE; encoded by the coding sequence ATGCGAAGAATCGAACGACCCACGAGAGCCTCTACCGATCCCAATGCGGATCTCCTCCGCTTCGCCAGCGCAGCTGAGAGCAGCCAGAAGCAGAAATCCGGTGGTGGTGGCGATGACGGTGGATCTGGGACGAGTGGCGAAGGTGCAAAGAAGCTCGCCAAGAAGGGCGAGGATCTGAAGGAAGAGATGGACGCCCTCGTCGACGAGATCGATGAGGTCCTCGAGGAGAACGCCGAGGAATTCGTCAAGAATTACGTCCAACGCGGAGGCGAGTAG